The following are encoded together in the Triticum dicoccoides isolate Atlit2015 ecotype Zavitan chromosome 6B, WEW_v2.0, whole genome shotgun sequence genome:
- the LOC119322556 gene encoding mucin-4-like, translated as MAGGKGVQQRTTSGGSQSRPSQDGSQSPAPEERRGRSRSRRGHRGEVVVREIVRETAISGSVPITFPMLMRSNYSEWALIMECNLHAASLWAPMEDDLIERKEDRKAVAALMRATPPEMHGMLAAKASAKEAWEAIRTQRLGSNHVREVNAQKLRADFENIAFKEGELVDDFAMRISSLASQLRALGDTMDDARLVRKFLRVVPSRFAQVAVSIETLLDLSELSVEELTGRLRVVEDRLDDGRESFGGGQLLFSKKWEARKRQGRGGGAQSSGGSIGRGGGRTQGGAGRGAGNDDRDKCRYCSIKGHWARECCKRMADEDAAAAANLVEAEEDGGPAMMMACVETMQEGRAPPATMVLASIEAVQEGAAPPATTVSATVKSVREAWSSSSNPLATSVALSPTTTFSGDYDWEEMKTQVWGSHTPETTSPATLVKPVQVGTAKAYPTSSRPNKLVSGGTTTTHMVGHVPTMMLVTSETVQEARHSQVGHNPTTRFSGFCKPVWATRHSSTSLNWEAMKRWSWGGKASTETMATIESVQEAQHSLVGYAATPTRSGSIESVRDARDSVVGHDPTTLVATVETVQEARCSMVGHTAAPTHSGSIESVREARLTIVGGDPTSKSDGKSTKDSATLRGATPVSVASGTTTLGREFPGSAASGTTTPEREFLGSPMSDKSSPGREFPSSVTSDTTTPGREFPGSVTSGTTTPETLTPTSEVVPGQFMSPSTARSDLFDANKNGGDPHRFRSLGGPSRARETIAAPEIKKHEQGIRAAEKADIPTKALGCVEFQEPHDRSGIIKTLLQV; from the coding sequence ATGGCCGGTGGTAAAGGAGTGCAGCAGCGCACCACCTCGGGTGGTTCCCAGTCGCGGCCATCACAGGACGGCTCCCAGTCGCCGGCTCCGGAGGAGCGGCGAGGGCGCAGCCGCTCCAGGCGTGGCCATCGCGGTGAGGTCGTGGTTAGGGAGATCGTGCGCGAGACCGCAATCAGCGGTAGCGTGCCCATCACCTTCCCGATGCTCATGCGCTCGAACTACAGCGAGTGGGCGTTGATCATGGAGTGCAACCTTCATGCGGCGAGCCTCTGGGCTCCCATGGAGGACGACCTGATCGAGAGAAAGGAGGACAGGAAAGCCGTGGCGGCCCTCATGCGCGCCACGCCGCCGGAGATGCACGGCATGCTCGCGGCGAAGGCAAGCGCCAAGGAGGCGTGGGAAGCCATCCGTACCCAGCGCCTCGGCAGCAACCACGTGCGTGAGGTGAACGCGCAGAAGCTGCGGGCGGACTTCGAGAAcatcgccttcaaggagggcgagcTCGTCGACGACTTCGCCATGCGGATCTCCAGCCTTGCGTCAcagctccgcgcgctcggcgacacCATGGACGATGCGAGACTCGTGCGGAAATTTCTCCGCGTCGTGCCATCTCGCTTCGCTCAGGTAGCGGTCTCCATCGAGACCTTGCTTGATCTGAGTGAGCTCTCCGTCGAGGAGCTCACGGGCCGGTTGCGGGTGGTCGAGGACCGCCTTGACGACGGCCGCGAGAGCTTCGGCGGCGGACAACTCCTATTCTCAAAGAAGTGGGAGGCGAGGAAGCGTCAAGGACGTGGTGGCGGTGCCCAGAGCAGCGGAGGCAGCATCGGCAGAGGCGGCGGTCGCACCCAGGGTGGAGCCGGACGAGGTGCCGGCAACGACGACCGAGACAAGTGTCGATATTGTAGCATCAAGGGCCACTGGGCCCGTGAGTGCTGCAAGAGGATGGCTGACGAGGATGCCGCGGCCGCGGCGAACCTCGTCGAGGCTGAAGAAGACGGTGGGCCAGCAATGATGATGGCTTGCGTCGAGACCATGCAGGAGGGTAGAGCGCCTCCGGCGACCATGGTCCTGGCAAGCATCGAAGCCGTGCAGGAGGGCGCAGCACCTCCGGCGACCACGGTGTCGGCAACCGTTAAGTCCGTGCGGGAGGCATGGAGCTCTTCAAGTAATCCCCTCGCGACATCGGTAGCGCTCTCCCCGACAACTACGTTCTCGGGAGACTACGATTGGGAGGAGATGAAGACCCAGGTGTGGGGGAGCCACACCCCGGAAACCACGTCCCCTGCGACACTGGTCAAGCCCGTGCAAGTTGGCACGGCAAAGGCGTACCCGACATCCTCGCGACCCAACAAGCTCGTGTCAGGAGGCACGACAACGACGCATATGGTGGGCCACGTCCCAACCATGATGCTGGTGACCAGTGAGACCGTGCAAGAGGCACGGCACTCTCAGGTCGGCCACAACCCGACAACCAGGTTCTCAGGGTTCTGCAAGCCCGTGTGGGCAACACGGCACTCTTCGACAAGCCTCAACTGGGAGGCAATGAAGAGATGGTCATGGGGCGGCAAGGCCTCGACCGAGACTATGGCGACCATAGAGTCCGTGCAGGAGGCACAACACTCTCTGGTCGGCTATGCCGCGACCCCGACGCGCTCGGGGTCCATCGAGTCCGTGCGGGACGCACGGGACTCTGTAGTTGGGCACGACCCGACTACGCTGGTGGCGACCGTCGAGACCGTGCAGGAGGCACGATGCTCTATGGTCGGCCACACTGCAGCCCCGACGCACTCGGGCTCCATCGAGTCCGTGCGGGAGGCACGACTCACGATTGTCGGGGGAGACCCGACAAGCAAGTCTGATGGGAAGAGCACCAAGGACTCCGCTACCCTGAGAGGAGCCACTCCGGTCAGTGTGGCGTCCGGCACAACGACCCTGGGAAGGGAGTTCCCGGGCAGTGCGGCGTCCGGCACGACGACCCCAGAAAGGGAATTCCTGGGTAGTCCGATGTCCGACAAGTCATCCCCGGGAAGGGAGTTCCCGAGTAGCGTGACGTCCGACACGACGACCCCGGGAAGGGAGTTCCCGGGCAGTGTGACATCAGGAACTACGACCCCAGAAACACTGACGCCCACGAGCGAGGTGGTTCCCGGGCAGTTCATGTCCCCATCAACAGCGCGGTCGGACTTGTTCGATGCCAACAAAAATGGTGGCGATCCACACAGGTTCCGAAGCCTAGGGGGACCTTCTCGAGCCCGCGAGACGATCGCAGCACCCGAGATCAAGAAGCACGAACAGGGCATACGGGCCGCCGAGAAGGCGGACATCCCAACGAAGGCACTTGGTTGCGTCGAGTTCCAAGAGCCGCACGACAGGAGCGGGATCATCAAGACCCTCCTACAGGTTTGA
- the LOC119322557 gene encoding probable LRR receptor-like serine/threonine-protein kinase At3g47570 → MEYSKILQLFHLWVIGGSVEVPWIFTCPCVLLFLRDVKKNILNFASFGKKFPRVAYNDLARATGKFSELNLVGRGSYGSVYRGRLTQAKIQVAIKVFDLDMKCADKSFVTECEVLSRIRHRNLVPILTACSTIDNNGDAFKALIYEFMPNGNLDTCLHNPYSRSSSKCLSLPQRVSIAISIADALAYLHNDCERQIIHCDVKPTNILLDDDMNAYMGDFGIASLVGHSSSDSSIGLKGTIGYIAPEYAQSGQASTCGGVYSFGIVLLEMLIGKRPTDPVFENELNMVNFVERNYPDKILHIIDASLRGERKGYIQANIGKENVTYGCLLSLIQVALSCTRHIPRERMNIREVANKLHSIRTSYIRATK, encoded by the exons ATGGAATATTCGAAAATTCTACAGCTGTTTCACTTGTGGGTAATTGGCGGCTCTGTGGAGGTGCCATGGATCTTCACATGCCCATGTGTCCTGCTGTTTCTCAGAG ACGTCAAGAAGAACATACTCAATTTTGCTTCTTTTGGCAAGAAATTCCCAAGAGTCGCTTACAATGATCTAGCTCGAGCTACAGGGAAGTTCTCAGAGTTAAACCTTGTCGGAAGAGGAAGCTATGGTTCAGTGTACAGAGGAAGGTTAACTCAAGCTAAAATACAAGTGGCTATTAAGGTTTTTGACCTTGATATGAAGTGTGCAGACAAAAGTTTTGTAACGGAATGCGAGGTTCTGAGTAGAATTCGGCACCGGAATCTTGTACCTATCTTAACTGCATGTTCGACAATAGACAATAATGGTGACGCTTTCAAAGCTTTAATTTACGAATTCATGCCTAACGGGAATTTGGACACATGTTTACATAACCCATATTCACGCAGTTCTTCGAAATGTTTGAGCTTACCTCAAAGAGTAAGCATAGCTATCAGTATAGCCGATGCACTGGCTTATTTGCACAATGATTGTGAAAGGCAGATTATACATTGTGATGTGAAGCCAACAAATATCCTACTTGACGATGATATGAATGCTTATATGGGAGACTTCGGCATTGCAAGCCTCGTTGGACATTCAAGCTCAGACTCCTCAATCGGACTGAAGGGAACGATAGGGTACATAGCTCCTG AGTATGCTCAAAGTGGCCAGGCATCAACCTGTGGGGGTGTTTATAGTTTCGGAATAGTACTCCTAGAGATGCTCATTGGCAAAAGACCAACGGATCCCGTGTTTGAGAATGAACTCAACATGGTCAACTTTGTGGAGAGGAACTATCCAGATAAGATACTGCATATTATTGATGCCTCTCTCCGTGGAGAACGCAAGGGCTACATTCAAGCGAATATTGGAAAAGAAAATGTGACCTATGGATGCCTGTTATCACTCATACAAGTCGCTCTTTCTTGTACTCGTCACATCCCAAGGGAACGCATGAACATAAGAGAAGTAGCCAATAAGTTGCATTCAATTAGGACATCATACATTAGAGCAACCAAGTGA